In Manis pentadactyla isolate mManPen7 chromosome 3, mManPen7.hap1, whole genome shotgun sequence, a single window of DNA contains:
- the NDUFA8 gene encoding NADH dehydrogenase [ubiquinone] 1 alpha subcomplex subunit 8, with the protein MPGIVELPTLEDLKVQEVKVSSSVLKAAAHHYGAQCDKPNKEFMLCRWEEKDPRRCLEEGRLVNKCALDFFRQIKVHCAEPFTEYWTCIDYSGLQLFRRCRRQQAKFDECVLDKLGWVRPDLGELSKVTKVRTDRPSPENPYHSRARPEPNPEVEGDLKPARHGSRIFFWTV; encoded by the exons ATGCCTGGGATAGTGGAGCTGCCCACTCTGGAGGATCTGAAAGTGCAGGAG GTGAAAGTCAGCTCTTCGGTGCTCAAGGCGGCTGCCCATCACTATGGAGCTCAGTGCGATAAGCCCAACAAGGAGTTCATGCTGTGCCGCTGGGAGGAGAAAGACCCGAGGCGGTGTTTAGAGGAAGGCAGGCTTGTCAACAAGTGTGCCCTGGACTTCTTTAG GCAGATAAAGGTTCACTGTGCAGAGCCTTTTACAGAATATTGGACCTGCATTGATTATTCCGGCCTGCAGTTGTTTCGTCGCTGTCGCAGACAGCAGGCCAAATTTGACGAGTGTGTGCTGGACAAACTGGGCTGGGTGCGACCTGACCTGGGAGAGCTGTCAAAG GTCACCAAAGTGAGGACAGATCGACCTTCACCAGAGAATCCCTATCACTCAAGAGCAAGACCAGAGCCCAATCCTGAGGTAGAAGGAGATCTGAAGCCTGCCAGACATGGCAGCCGCATTTTTTTCTGGACCGTGTGA